One Candidatus Aegiribacteria sp. genomic window, AACGGGTGCTGTTCCAGCAGTCCTTATCACGCGGTCAGCAATTTCGAAGGACATATCATCAGGAGAATCCCCTGACAGCTTCACATTGCAGTAGCTGCACGACAGGTTGCATCGTCTTGTTACAACAGCCTGGACTGCTTTTACCCCGGCTGGAGGGACACGCGGGACAGCTGTACCGATGTCCTCAGGCGGGGAGCCCACGGAGATCCGCAGAGTAACGGAATCAAACCAGGTATTGCCGTGTTTCCAGATCAATTGTCCACGCTCTGCTCTTCGCCTATCATGGTTCCAACTGGCATGGGCATGGCGCCGGCATCAAAACCGCCTGCCGGAATGAGTGATTCCCTGCCATGCTCGACCGACTTTTCTATCATCCATCTCAGGAATTCCCTCTCGAAGGAACACCTTTCGGTTCTGGACCCGTTCAGTACTCCGGAGGCATGGTATGCATCATATCTGCATCCCCCTCCGCACAGGGCAAGGGCCGGACAGGTAGTGCAGGCGGGAAAATTCACAGGAGACAGATCTCTGAACCGGGTAAGCAGATTTTTTAGATCATCGGTATTTTTCAGGTTCACACCGTGATCGCCGCAGACAGTCATGCAGTCACAGGTGCCTGCAATTCCTCCCGGAATCTGTACCAGCCTGCCTCCGGCTGAAGCACAATCCTTGAGCCTTGGAGTCCGTCTGACGAAGGGTCTTACTCTTCGCGCGAGCTGTTCTATGTACATGCCCCGGTCAATTGCTAATTCCATGCAGGAGACAACAGTCTCGAGAATGCCCGGATCGGCGGCCTGCAGCGGATTTGTCCTGCCGCCCTTCAGGGGGTGCAGCCATGGATTCAGCCCCATGTCATCCGGTTGGAAGTACTCCATGAGCCACAGGAAATCCTCCCTGACCGTTTCTATGTTTTTTTCTGTGACTGTGACGGATATGCCCACTCTGCATCCTGCATTCCTAAACACGTGGAAAGCTTCTTCAGCTTTTTCAAACGAATTTCTTCCATGAATCAGCGGTCTTGCGCTGTTGTTTACATCAGGAGGGCCATCAATGGATACAATTATGAAAGTACCTTCGGAAGCCAGTTCGCGGGCAAGAGAGGGATCTACAGGGATACCTCCTGTAGCGGCGGACAGGTTTATCCTTACGCCGCTGCTTCTCACCCTGTGGATTACATGAAGTACAAGATCAGGTCTCAGAAACGGTTCTCCCCCGTATAACAGAAGGTCAGCCGGCCCGCTTCCGATCAGCTCAAGTCCAGCATCTATCTCCGCGGGTGTCATATCCCCCTGCTGAACATCCTGCAGAAAACAGTACCCGCAGCTTCTGGGGCACCTTGTTGTCAGGAACATGCAGCCCATTATAATGCCGCTGTTCTCACCGGCTTTTCTGCGGTACGAAGCAAGCAGTTCCTGTTCCTGCTCCGGAGACGGGCATTCCTCAGGCGAATTGTAGAGTTCAAGAGTAAGGGAGTGAAAGTAAACCTTTTTACCATTCACCTCGTAGACGTGCAGAAACGATGATCCGTAGCTCATTCCCCGAATTCCGCTATTATGGTGCAAAGATACGAAGCGTGTATGTAGTCGTCTCCAGAAAGTACGGGTTTCTGAGCAAATTCCGGTACAGAACGCCCCTTCTTCATGAAGCAGTAGATATCCGGTTCGGATTTCCCTGTATATAGCCGTCGCCCGGAACAGCCTCCCCGGCATACATCAAACCAATCGCAATCATTACAGAGTTCCGGTTTGGGAAGTTCGCAGCCGGATGGAAGATCCATCTCCCCGGACAGATAATTCTCCATGGTTACGGGACTGTAATCCCAGTATACACATGGCATGATCTCTCCACCCGGTCTTAACCGGAGAGAAGACACACCGCAGGGGCTCCCCTTCACAGGGAATTCCTTTAATCCGTTGCCCGCCGCCAGCGCTGCATTTACCACCGGCTCGGAACATGCAACAGCCTCAGCCTCAGTGAAAAGAGTCTGTATAGCCTGCCAGAAGGAATCGTAATCAGGTTCATATTCTTTCCCTTTTATGGCCTTGTATACATTCACCCTGAGAGACACACCCAGGTTTCTGCAGAGGGAACACATCTGCTTCATATGTGAGGCATTCTGCTTCATGAGGCACATGGCAACAGAAGCGGTAACACCAAGTGATCTGCACCGCTCAATTCCTCTCCACACCATATCGTAGGCGCCTTCAACCCGCCAGCTATCGTGTAAATCCCTCTGCGGAAAGTCCAGAGAGAAATCCACATCGTGGAGTCTTTTAACCTCCTCGTCCGACATGGCTTCAATAGTGGGGCCAGCCGTGGTAAGAGCCACCGGAATGTTCAATCTGAATAATTCTTCTAGAATATTGTGAAACCCGGGATAAAGAAAGGATTCACCGGTACCGAGATTGATGGATTCCACTCTGCATGCAGAGAGGAAGCGAAACAGCATATCGCTGTCCATTTC contains:
- a CDS encoding radical SAM protein, translated to MSYGSSFLHVYEVNGKKVYFHSLTLELYNSPEECPSPEQEQELLASYRRKAGENSGIIMGCMFLTTRCPRSCGYCFLQDVQQGDMTPAEIDAGLELIGSGPADLLLYGGEPFLRPDLVLHVIHRVRSSGVRINLSAATGGIPVDPSLARELASEGTFIIVSIDGPPDVNNSARPLIHGRNSFEKAEEAFHVFRNAGCRVGISVTVTEKNIETVREDFLWLMEYFQPDDMGLNPWLHPLKGGRTNPLQAADPGILETVVSCMELAIDRGMYIEQLARRVRPFVRRTPRLKDCASAGGRLVQIPGGIAGTCDCMTVCGDHGVNLKNTDDLKNLLTRFRDLSPVNFPACTTCPALALCGGGCRYDAYHASGVLNGSRTERCSFEREFLRWMIEKSVEHGRESLIPAGGFDAGAMPMPVGTMIGEEQSVDN
- a CDS encoding radical SAM protein, whose product is MSRIALGVGLTSACTFSCRHCYSGGGKNPVEMDSDMLFRFLSACRVESINLGTGESFLYPGFHNILEELFRLNIPVALTTAGPTIEAMSDEEVKRLHDVDFSLDFPQRDLHDSWRVEGAYDMVWRGIERCRSLGVTASVAMCLMKQNASHMKQMCSLCRNLGVSLRVNVYKAIKGKEYEPDYDSFWQAIQTLFTEAEAVACSEPVVNAALAAGNGLKEFPVKGSPCGVSSLRLRPGGEIMPCVYWDYSPVTMENYLSGEMDLPSGCELPKPELCNDCDWFDVCRGGCSGRRLYTGKSEPDIYCFMKKGRSVPEFAQKPVLSGDDYIHASYLCTIIAEFGE